The Papaver somniferum cultivar HN1 chromosome 3, ASM357369v1, whole genome shotgun sequence genome includes a region encoding these proteins:
- the LOC113357239 gene encoding uncharacterized protein LOC113357239: MEAKSDKAGNGEMGGLEISLRSLDLSDLDDFMVWMTDDRVADFCTWETCKSKEDALDHIKEKIVPHPWYRVICIQNKPVGAIVFRPMEGEDRCRGEIGFHIGSKHWGKGIATLAVKMSLEIIFKTWPLIERVEGYVDVENIGSQRVLEKAGFQRDGIFRKLLIIKGKTRDFMVYSFLSTDFNLD; the protein is encoded by the coding sequence ATGGAAGCAAAGTCAGACAAAGCTGGAAACGGGGAGATGGGAGGACTGGAAATATCTCTCCGGTCATTAGATCTTTCGGATTTAGACGATTTCATGGTATGGATGACGGATGATCGTGTTGCTGATTTCTGTACATGGGAAACATGTAAATCTAAAGAAGATGCATTGGATCATATCAAGGAGAAAATTGTACCACATCCATGGTACAGAGTAATTTGCATTCAGAACAAACCTGTTGGTGCAATTGTGTTTAGACCAATGGAAGGTGAAGATCGATGCAGGGGTGAGATCGGCTTTCACATTGGATCTAAACATTGGGGTAAAGGAATTGCAACGTTGGCTGTGAAGATGTCTTTGGAGATTATATTTAAGACTTGGCCGCTCATAGAGAGAGTTGAAGGTTATGTTGATGTTGAGAACATAGGTTCACAAAGGGTATTAGAGAAAGCTGGTTTTCAAAGAGATGGTATTTTTAGGAAGTTACTAATCATAAAGGGCAAAACCAGGGATTTTATGGTTTATAGCTTTTTATCAACTGATTTCAATCTCGATTGA
- the LOC113357238 gene encoding 30S ribosomal protein S1, chloroplastic-like, with protein sequence MPLLHLHHHHHHSKSFFTSFKSNSFSLTLPASKKCLLLKNPNFFSPQKLLFLTNSMVSRRTRVLFCSPSNGLEELSTTQFSETQKLEEKEEFELREKPLPLPTKDSDTEEVVPEPVNHIALAPFLKFFKSKEDGEVEFFKERVHKEEPTEEVKKDELKEVSIEYYDPKPGDFVVGVVVSGNGNKLDVNIGADLLGTMLTKEVLPLYDQEFPYLLCDLGKDAEEFMVKGKMGIVYDEEAVSEVHHIPGRPIVETGTVLFAEVLGRTLSGRPLLSTRRFFRRIAWHRVRQVKQLNEPIEVRITEWNTGGLLTRIEGLRAFLPKAELMNRVNNFTDLKENVGRRVFVRISRIDEDNNDLILSEREAWDMKHLQEGSLLEGTVRKIFPYGAQVRIGDTNRSGLLHISNITRARVTSVSDLLKLDEKVKVLVVKSMFQDKISLSIADLESEPGLFVTDREKVFLEAEEMAKKYRKKLPAFSATRKLDPLPEDTLPFDDEAKLYSNWMWFKFEQGGS encoded by the exons ATGCCactccttcatcttcatcaccaccatcatcacagTAAGTCATTCTTCACTTCATTCAAATCTAATAGTTTCTCTCTAACCTTACCTGCTTCAAAAAAATGTCTCCTTTTGAAAAACCCAAACTTCTTTTCACCTCAGAAACTACTTTTCTTAACAAATTCCATGGTTTCAAGAAGAACCCGTGTTTTATTTTGCTCACCTAGTAATGGGTTAGAAGAATTATCAACTacacaattttcagaaacccagaAATTGGAAGAAAAAGAGGAATTTGAATTGAGAGAAAAGCCCTTACCTTTGCCCACAAAGGACTCCGATACTGAAGAAGTAGTTCCTGAACCTGTGAATCATATAGCTTTAGCTCCATTTTTGAAGTTTTTCAAATCCAAAGAAGATGGAGAAGTAGAGTTTTTCAAAGAGAGGGTTCATAAAGAAGAACCAACGGAGGAGGTAAAGAAAGACGAGTTGAAGGAGGTGAGTATTGAGTATTATGACCCCAAACCAGGTGATTTTGTTGTGGGAGTTGTAGTTTCGGGAAATGGAAACAAACTTGATGTGAATATTGGAGCAGATCTTTTAGGTACAATGTTAACAAAAGAAGTACTTCCTTTATATGATCAAGAGTTTCCTTACCTTTTGTGTGATTTGGGGAAAGATGCTGAGGAGTTTATGGTTAAAGGGAAGATGGGTATAGTTTATGATGAAGAGGCAGTTAGTGAAGTGCATCATATTCCTGGTAGACCTATTGTGGAGACTGGAACAGTTCTTTTCGCTGAAGTTTTAGGGCGGACACTTAGTGGGCGGCCTTTGCTGTCTACTAGAAGGTTTTTTCGAAGAATCGCATGGCATCGTGTGAGGCAG GTAAAACAGCTTAACGAACCTATCGAGGTTAGAATTACGGAGTGGAATACAGGTGGTCTTCTTACAAGAATAGAG GGTTTGCGTGCATTTCTTCCTAAAGCGGAGTTGATGAATAGAGTTAACAATTTCACGGATTTGAAAGAAAAT GTGGGGCGCCGGGTTTTTGTTCGCATCAGTAGAATAGATGAAGATAATAATGACTTAATACTTAGTGAGAGAGAAGCATGG GATATGAAGCACCTGCAAGAAGGAAGTCTTCTGGAAGGGACAGTTCGGAAAATCTTTCCTTATGGAGCACAAGTAAGGATTGGTGATACTAATCGAAG TGGATTGCTTCATATATCAAACATCACTCGCGCACGAGTTACTTCTGTGAGTGACTTGCTTAAACTTGATGAAAAAGTGAAGGTGTTAGTGGTGAAGTCCATGTTTCAGGATAAAATATCGCTCAG CATTGCGGACCTCGAAAGTGAACCTGGTCTTTTTGTGACAGATAGAGAG AAAGTATTTTTGGAGGCTGAAGAAATGGCGAAAAAGTACAGGAAAAAATTACCAGCCTTTTCTGCAACTCGCAAGTTAGACCCTCTTCCGGAGGACACCTTACCTTTTGATGACGAAGCAAAACTTTATTCAAACTGGATGTGGTTCAAATTTGAACAAGGTGGATCATGA